A genomic window from Quercus lobata isolate SW786 chromosome 10, ValleyOak3.0 Primary Assembly, whole genome shotgun sequence includes:
- the LOC115963696 gene encoding probable acyl-activating enzyme 17, peroxisomal yields MGYKALDRITRSDIEKEVGTVAAAGVAERIHEKLTEIVRNYGADTPDTWRSICERVLSPDLPFSLHQMMYYGCYNGYGADPPAWIPDPGTAILTNVGQLLERRGKEFLGSKYKDPISSFSDLQEFSVSNPEVYWKTVLDEMSISFSVPPQCILRDSPFGESHSSYPGGQWLPGAYLNPAENCLSLNSKRSLEDIAVIWRDEGDDILPVNRITVREFRAEVWLVAHAIKTLGLDKGSAIAIDMPMNVSSVVIYLAIVLAGYVVVSIADSFAPREISTRLKISEARAIFTQDLIIRGDKSIPLYSRIVEAQSPMAVVIPARGSSFSMKLRDGDISWHDFLGRVKHFKECEFAAVEQPVEAFTNILFSSGTTGEPKAIPWTSATPLKAAADAWCHLDIHKGDVVAWPTNLGWMMGPWLVYASLLNGASMALYNGSPLSSGFAKFVQDAKVTMLGVIPSIVRAWKSTNCMAGYDWSAIRCFGSTGEASNVDEYLWLMGRACYKPIIEYCGGTEIGGGFITGSFLQAQSLAAFSTPAMGCSLFILGSDGYPIPENVPGIGELALGPLMFGGSNKLLNADHHDVYFKGMPLWKGRVLRRHGDVFERTSRGYYHAHGRADDTMNLGGIKVSSVEIERICNAADNSVLETAAIGVPPSGGGPEQLVIAVVFKDSENTTADLNQLRISFNSAVQKKLNPLFRVSQVVRLSSLPRTASNKVMRRVLRQELAQGDRNPKL; encoded by the exons ATGGGTTACAAAGCTCTAGACCGAATCACGAGGTCGGACATAGAAAAAGAGGTTGGAACTGTTGCAGCGGCGGGAGTCGCTGAGAGAATCCACGAGAAGCTAACGGAGATCGTGAGGAATTATGGAGCCGACACGCCGGACACGTGGCGGAGTATCTGCGAGCGTGTCCTCAGCCCTGaccttcctttctctcttcacCAGATGATGTATTACGGTTGCTACAATGGCTACGGCGCTGACCCGCCTGCTTGGATACCCGACcc CGGAACTGCAATCTTAACAAATGTTGGCCAGCTATTGGAGAGGCGGGGAAAAGAGTTTTTGGGTTCAAAATATAAAGATCCCATATCAAGCTTCTCTGACTTGCAGGAATTTTCAGTCTCAAACCCTGAG GTTTATTGGAAAACTGTTTTGGATGAAATGAGCATATCTTTTTCTGTACCTCCCCAATGTATCTTACGGGATAGTCCATTTGGGGAAAGCCATTCGTCATACCCAGGTGGTCAGTGGCTTCCTGGAGCTTATTTGAATCCAGCGGAGAATTGCTTGAGTTTAAATAGCAAGAGAAGTTTGGAGGATATAGCAGTAATATGGCGTGATGAAGGGGATGATATTTTGCCTGTAAATAGGATAACCGTCCGGGAATTTCGTGCAGAGGTTTG GTTAGTTGCACATGCAATCAAAACACTGGGTTTGGACAAAGGATCTGCAATTGCAATTGATATGCCAATGAATGTCAGTTCTGTGGTTATCTACCTAGCTATTGTTTTGGCTGGCTATGTAGTTGTGTCGATAGCTGATAGTTTTGCTCCACGTGAAATATCAACAAGGCTGAAAATATCAGAAGCAAGAGCCATATTTACTCAG GATTTGATTATTCGTGGTGACAAAAGTATACCCTTGTACAG TAGAATTGTGGAGGCTCAGTCACCAATGGCAGTTGTTATTCCCGCCAGAGGTTCTAGCTTTAGTATGAAATTGCGGGATGGCGACATTTCTTGGCATGATTTTCTAGGAAGAGTTAAACATTTCAA AGAGTGTGAATTTGCTGCTGTAGAACAACCAGTAGAAGCATTTACAAACATCCTTTTCTCATCTGGAACTACAG GGGAGCCAAAGGCAATTCCTTGGACCAGTGCAACACCTTTGAAAGCTGCTGCAGATGCATGGTGCCACTTGGATATCCATAAAGGTGATGTCGTTGCTTGGCCCACCAATCTTGGGTGGATGATGGGTCCTTGGCTAGTATATGCATCATTGTTAAATGGGGCTTCCATGGCATTGTATAATGGATCTCCCCTTAGCTCTGGCTTTGCCAAGTTTGTTCAg GATGCTAAAGTGACTATGCTTGGTGTCATCCCAAGTATTGTTCGGGCATGGAAAAGTACAAATTGTATGGCTGGCTATGATTGGTCTGCCATCCG TTGCTTTGGCTCCACTGGTGAGGCATCTAATGTTGATGAATACCTATGGCTGATGGGGAGAGCATGCTACAAGCCTATCATTGAATATTGTGGTGGCACGGAGATTGGTGGTGGATTTATTACTGGTTCATTTTTGCAGGCTCAATCATTGGCTGCTTTTAGCACACCGGCTATGGGTTGCAGTTTGTTTATTCTTGGCAGTGATGGTTATCCCATT CCAGAGAATGTACCAGGGATTGGTGAATTGGCACTTGGTCCCCTCATGTTTGGGGGTTCTAATAAACTGCTGAATGCTGACCATCATGATGTCTACTTTAAGGGAATGCCCCTTTGGAAAGGAAGG GTATTACGGAGGCATGGGGATGTGTTTGAGCGTACATCTAGAGGATACTATCATGCACATGGTCGTGCAGATGATACAATGAATCTTGGAGGTATCAAG GTGAGTTCTGTTGAAATTGAACGCATATGTAATGCAGCTGATAACAGTGTCCTTGAGACAGCTGCCATTGGGGTGCCTCCTTCTGGAGGAGGGCCTGAGCAGTTGGTAATTGCTGTTGTATTCAAGGATTCAGAAAACACGACGGCTGACTTAAATCAGTTGAGGATATCTTTCAACTCAGCAGTGCAGAAAAAACTAAATCCTTTATTCAGG GTTTCTCAAGTTGTGCGTCTCTCCTCTCTTCCAAGGACAGCATCAAATAAGGTTATGAGAAGGGTTTTGAGGCAGGAACTTGCTCAAGGTGACCGAAATCCTAAGTTATGA